The Helianthus annuus cultivar XRQ/B chromosome 11, HanXRQr2.0-SUNRISE, whole genome shotgun sequence region GCTGCAGATGGAGGAGTACCTGTGTGATGCGGTGCATATGGGCGAGGGATGGGCTAGGCCGGTTGTGAAGGGTAGGGACATGGTGGAACATTCCACCAGGCCCATGTAGGGTATTATGGTGGTTGAGTCGGCCAAGGTGAGTAGGATTGGTTGCGGCCTGAACCCCGGCCTCAACGGCCTCCCCGGTTTTTGTTCCAAGATCCTCGGCCTCGTCCTCGGCTGCGGGTAAAGTTTGGAGGTTGCTGCTGCTGGGAAGACCAAGCTGGCTACTGCTGTTGACTCCAAGATTGCGGCTGCTGCTGTGAGGGCTGCTGCTGTGAAGACCGATTAGAAGGGCCAGTGGCAACCATGACCGAGGACGAGTTGGGTTTGCCTGCCTCTATGCGGATAAGTTCATCGGTGAGCATGGAACGAGCCTGATCCCAATCAGCGTTGGTAGAGTTAATTAATGAGGCGGTAGTATCAAATTCTTGAGGCAATCCACGGACCAATTGAAGAACGAGACGTGATTCGAAAATCTGTTGATCAACATCTTCAAGTTGATTTTCTAAATTCTTCAAATTTTGACAATAGTCATCCAAAGAGGAGCATGCGACAAGGGTAAGGTTCATGAATTTTGTCTCTAACGCCGCCGCACGAGCTTTCTTGTTGCTTAAGTAAATTTCCTCTAGTTTGACCCATGCACCGCGTGCAGTGCCGTCCGAATCCATGACTTGAGGTAGGAGGTTGTCAGAGACGGTGCTCCATATCCACTGTAGGACTAATGTATCAAGCTCGAGCCAAGAGTCGTGTGTGTGGTCGGTTTTTGGTGGGGCGTCGGTGCCATCTATGTGGGCCGAAACCTTGTAGGCAACGGCATGTAACTTGAATATCTTAACCCACACAGAATAAGTGAACGTTGTGCCATCCAACGTACGGATTTTTGATTGAATATTCATAACGGAATAAGCAGGATGTAATAGGTTTGGTTTCGAATTGGAATCCTAGGATTCTGGTTTGTCGGCGCTGGGCATGTCGACCAGAAAGAAGGAAGGCGACGGCGGCTGgaaaaaaaggaagaagaaaatatttaggtttttcagaatcaaggctctgataccatgaaagTGTTTATGGATCGATATTATTGAATGAATCGAATAGAATACAAGAGACCCCTTTATATAGGGAAGAACCATGAACCTATACTAGCACCTAATTAGGAAAAGATAATAACACCAAATTTACAATGATTCCTATCACATAAATATAAACATTCTAGAATaatctaaataataataataatatacggTGCTAATAAAAAGTACTTGTTCAACCAAACACTTGTTATGATATTCACAAGTCAACCTCGTCTCCTTTTTATCCAGACCGCATATTTTGGTTAGGCTCATTGGGATGAATTGTGTTAGTAAGTTGTAACTTGTTTGTAGGCTTGTA contains the following coding sequences:
- the LOC110887784 gene encoding uncharacterized protein LOC110887784, with protein sequence MNIQSKIRTLDGTTFTYSVWVKIFKLHAVAYKVSAHIDGTDAPPKTDHTHDSWLELDTLVLQWIWSTVSDNLLPQVMDSDGTARGAWVKLEEIYLSNKKARAAALETKFMNLTLVACSSLDDYCQNLKNLENQLEDVDQQIFESRLVLQLVRGLPQEFDTTASLINSTNADWDQARSMLTDELIRIEAGKPNSSSVMVATGPSNRSSQQQPSQQQPQSWSQQQ